A genomic segment from Brevundimonas mediterranea encodes:
- a CDS encoding DUF6249 domain-containing protein, with protein sequence MGATPVFIVFIVFTAIVAVIVGPSFLKNRERREMQLTVRHAVDKGQTLPPELIDAMTKDVQKGLPSRSKDIRKGVLSLASGVGIAGFAFTVGGFTSQWGGNGEGPLLGLACIPVAIGIAFIILGLFNPNKD encoded by the coding sequence ATGGGCGCTACACCCGTCTTCATCGTCTTCATCGTCTTCACCGCGATCGTCGCCGTGATTGTCGGGCCATCGTTCCTGAAAAATCGGGAGCGCCGCGAGATGCAACTGACGGTAAGGCACGCGGTCGACAAGGGCCAGACCCTTCCGCCCGAGTTGATCGACGCCATGACCAAGGACGTGCAGAAAGGGCTGCCGTCGCGCAGCAAGGACATCCGCAAGGGCGTGCTCAGCCTGGCGAGCGGCGTGGGTATCGCCGGATTTGCGTTCACGGTCGGCGGGTTCACCAGTCAATGGGGCGGAAATGGCGAGGGGCCTCTGCTGGGTCTGGCCTGCATCCCCGTCGCTATCGGCATCGCCTTCATCATCCTGGGCTTGTTCAACCCGAACAAAGACTGA
- a CDS encoding DUF2188 domain-containing protein, which translates to MAHVTYRIVEHDGGWAYQSGGTYSETFATHEAAKAAAVRAAREQKVPDENAAIEYETSDGRWVTESADGHDRPATDVED; encoded by the coding sequence ATGGCCCACGTCACCTATCGCATCGTCGAGCACGACGGCGGGTGGGCCTACCAGTCCGGAGGCACCTATTCCGAGACCTTCGCCACCCACGAGGCCGCCAAGGCCGCTGCGGTCCGGGCCGCGCGCGAACAGAAGGTGCCGGACGAGAACGCCGCCATCGAATACGAAACCTCCGACGGCCGCTGGGTCACGGAAAGCGCCGACGGACACGACCGCCCGGCGACCGACGTCGAAGACTGA
- a CDS encoding ArsC family reductase, with product MTVVLYGIPNCDTVKKARVWLDQHGVEYVFHDYKKAGVDPVQLGQWIDDHGWETVLNRAGTTFRKLPEADRADIDRDKAVALMTAQPSMIKRPVLDLGDRRLVGFKPEAYAAVFE from the coding sequence ATGACCGTCGTCCTCTACGGCATTCCCAACTGCGACACCGTCAAGAAGGCCCGCGTCTGGCTGGACCAGCACGGCGTCGAATATGTCTTTCATGACTACAAGAAGGCTGGCGTCGACCCGGTCCAACTGGGCCAGTGGATCGACGACCACGGCTGGGAGACGGTGTTGAATCGCGCCGGCACGACCTTCAGGAAACTGCCCGAGGCCGACCGGGCGGACATTGATCGGGACAAGGCCGTCGCCCTGATGACGGCCCAGCCCTCGATGATCAAGCGGCCGGTTCTGGATCTGGGGGACCGGCGCCTGGTCGGCTTCAAGCCCGAAGCCTACGCCGCCGTCTTTGAATAG
- a CDS encoding ATP-binding protein encodes MAAMIVVVFGNLSTIEAADRAVHHTRVVETAAADLLASSLDQETGIRGYGESRGEPAALEPYFAGQAKFSEELQTLYRLSSDSPQQTARLDALREGLNRWRSVYASPQLARPQSQIADPALAERGRVAMGEVRQLLDDLRAEEALAAQESEEARDRAYTTARIVVGGVGLAALGFGTSLGLWAVRASARREREAVAFAKAKTRTLAVVSHEIRTPLNGMLGMLQAMAAEPMAATQKERLEVALESGETLTALLNDLLDASKIEAGRLELLEADFDLTRLLARMETAFGETARKKGVPLRIDIAPEAAGDWIGDKVRIGQILANLISNAVKFTDQGEVALSVDVPSAGLLRIAVRDSGMGMNEATLGRLFSPYAQASAETAHTHGGTGLGLAISRSLARMMGGDITVTSAVGQGSCFTLELPLQRGRSATTEPESARSLADLHVLAADDNAVNRQVLSAILPSLGVELTVVENGDQAVAAWREGAYDLVLLDLRMPLCDGFEAARRIRAEETPGQRTPLILLSGDVSASVRQQGREAGLDGFVAKPLDIHMLIEAMSAALPPAHPLAA; translated from the coding sequence ATGGCCGCCATGATCGTCGTGGTGTTCGGGAACCTGTCCACCATAGAGGCCGCAGACCGCGCGGTTCACCACACCCGGGTCGTCGAAACCGCGGCGGCCGATCTTCTGGCGTCCAGCCTGGATCAGGAAACCGGCATCAGGGGATACGGAGAAAGCAGGGGCGAACCGGCTGCGCTCGAACCCTATTTTGCAGGCCAGGCGAAGTTCAGCGAAGAACTGCAGACCCTCTACCGTCTGTCGAGCGACAGTCCGCAGCAGACAGCCCGACTGGACGCCCTGCGTGAGGGGCTCAACCGCTGGCGTTCCGTCTATGCAAGCCCTCAGCTGGCCCGCCCCCAAAGCCAGATCGCCGATCCCGCCCTGGCGGAGCGTGGTCGAGTCGCGATGGGCGAGGTGCGCCAATTGCTGGACGATCTTCGTGCGGAGGAGGCCTTGGCGGCCCAGGAAAGCGAGGAGGCGCGTGATCGCGCCTATACGACCGCACGGATCGTCGTCGGCGGTGTCGGCCTGGCGGCGCTGGGGTTCGGGACGAGCCTGGGTCTTTGGGCCGTCCGCGCCTCGGCGCGACGTGAACGCGAAGCCGTGGCCTTCGCCAAGGCCAAGACGCGAACCCTGGCCGTCGTCAGCCACGAGATCCGCACGCCGCTGAACGGCATGCTGGGCATGTTGCAGGCCATGGCGGCCGAGCCGATGGCGGCGACCCAGAAGGAACGGCTCGAGGTCGCGCTTGAATCGGGAGAAACCCTGACGGCCCTGCTCAACGATCTGCTGGACGCGTCGAAGATCGAGGCAGGACGCCTGGAGTTGCTGGAGGCCGATTTCGACCTGACGCGTCTGCTCGCGCGCATGGAGACCGCCTTCGGCGAGACGGCGCGCAAGAAGGGCGTGCCGCTGCGGATCGACATCGCGCCCGAAGCGGCGGGCGACTGGATCGGGGACAAGGTGCGGATCGGCCAGATCCTGGCCAATCTGATCTCGAACGCCGTGAAGTTCACCGATCAGGGCGAAGTGGCCTTGTCCGTCGACGTCCCGAGCGCAGGCCTGCTTCGGATCGCCGTGCGTGACAGCGGCATGGGCATGAATGAAGCCACCCTGGGCCGCCTGTTCTCACCCTATGCGCAGGCCAGCGCCGAAACCGCGCATACGCACGGCGGCACCGGCCTGGGCCTGGCGATCTCGCGCTCGCTGGCGCGGATGATGGGGGGCGACATCACCGTGACCAGCGCGGTCGGTCAGGGCTCCTGCTTCACCCTGGAGCTTCCGCTGCAACGCGGGCGTTCGGCCACGACCGAGCCCGAGAGCGCAAGAAGCCTGGCCGACCTGCACGTCCTGGCGGCCGACGACAACGCCGTGAATCGCCAGGTTCTGTCCGCCATCCTGCCCAGTCTGGGCGTCGAGCTGACGGTGGTCGAAAACGGCGACCAGGCTGTGGCCGCCTGGCGTGAGGGCGCCTATGATCTGGTGCTGCTGGACCTGCGCATGCCGCTCTGCGACGGCTTCGAGGCCGCCCGCCGGATTCGCGCCGAAGAGACGCCCGGCCAGCGCACGCCCCTGATCCTGTTGTCCGGCGACGTCTCCGCGTCGGTGCGCCAACAGGGCCGCGAGGCCGGTCTGGACGGCTTCGTCGCCAAGCCGCTGGACATCCATATGCTGATCGAGGCGATGAGCGCCGCCCTTCCCCCCGCGCATCCTCTGGCCGCCTGA
- a CDS encoding TonB-dependent receptor domain-containing protein has protein sequence MARRKILMATASVAWLAGVCAVQAQEGPSRVDDIVVTGSRIAGGDRIAPVETLERNVIAAAGAADASQLVRLITANSGSEAQVDQLNQPQSSGTAQFNLRNLGLGSTLVLVDGQRWTTSAVVATDGSAFVDINSLVPMIALQRVEVARDGASAVYGSDAVAGVVNFITRHNVAEPEISAKYAVADGSEESVIQAVGGLALLGGDLTLAASHFHRSALSTDERDFTQADRYGRASWTAVTSYGQPGSYYRPGTGGYAPDPACDNPAFDAAYRNSAGDAFCRLDYSDFFDLTPEETRTQVFADYRRPVGDMSLSLQAAWSTSETRARQTPSLPILAQSLTVPASHPDNPFSEDVLFRGRLLGAEAGASTAVFEYETWRLAAGLDGDFAGGWTWSLAATASRQHVAYDKPDVIGSALRNALNGLGGAGCDAATGSPGVGACQYFNPFGSAYLGTGTANSAELIDSLTGSTGLRGASSLTTADASTGGQALAWAGGRVDVALGAQYRRSAFRHDWSDLVNAGELLTAGFSPDFEGDQQTLAGFAEARIHLGDRIEAQLAGRYESYDGDQGRFSPKAAVRWDVTDALALRASWGQGFRAPSVYAQSGAQASQPSVFDRGAFVFVNTLTSGDADLKPEKSESLTFGALWRPIKGLELGLDAWRFDYADQVVKESAQAIIDQAAADTAAGRTGTDAQSRITRSAGGALTFVQLYFVNASSIETQGIDLAARYGRDLWGGRASASATWTYVDRYDIRLSDGAAQVSGVGSTNLNNIGRSLPRNRGEFALSWSGGGHALTGLVHYTAGYRNDRSGINDTTIASQTTVDLLYTRTLGLDLDLALGLVNLADKAPPLAQYAFGYDPVVADPRGRVFSLGLTKRF, from the coding sequence ATGGCGCGGCGTAAAATCCTGATGGCGACGGCTTCGGTCGCCTGGCTGGCGGGCGTGTGTGCGGTTCAGGCGCAGGAGGGGCCGTCGCGCGTGGACGATATCGTCGTCACCGGATCGCGCATCGCCGGCGGCGACCGGATCGCGCCGGTCGAGACTTTGGAGCGGAACGTCATCGCGGCCGCCGGCGCCGCCGACGCTTCGCAACTGGTCCGCCTGATCACCGCCAACTCGGGCTCCGAGGCCCAGGTGGATCAGCTGAACCAGCCGCAGAGCTCGGGCACGGCCCAGTTCAATCTGCGCAATCTCGGCCTGGGTTCGACCCTGGTCCTGGTCGACGGCCAGCGCTGGACGACCAGCGCCGTGGTGGCGACCGACGGCTCGGCCTTCGTCGACATCAATTCGCTCGTTCCCATGATCGCCCTGCAGCGGGTCGAGGTGGCCAGGGACGGCGCCTCGGCCGTCTATGGCTCGGACGCCGTGGCCGGGGTGGTCAATTTCATCACCCGTCACAATGTGGCGGAGCCCGAGATCAGCGCCAAATACGCCGTGGCCGACGGATCGGAAGAGAGCGTGATCCAGGCCGTCGGCGGTCTTGCGCTGCTGGGCGGCGACCTGACCCTGGCGGCCTCGCATTTCCACCGGTCGGCGCTCAGCACCGACGAGCGCGACTTCACCCAGGCGGACCGTTACGGCCGCGCGTCCTGGACCGCCGTGACCAGCTACGGTCAGCCGGGCTCCTATTACCGGCCCGGCACGGGGGGCTATGCGCCGGACCCGGCCTGCGACAATCCCGCCTTCGACGCCGCCTATCGCAACAGCGCCGGCGACGCCTTCTGCCGCCTCGACTATTCCGACTTCTTCGACCTGACGCCGGAGGAGACGCGCACCCAGGTCTTCGCCGACTATCGCCGTCCGGTCGGGGACATGAGCCTGTCGCTTCAGGCGGCCTGGTCAACCTCCGAAACCCGCGCCCGCCAGACGCCGTCGCTGCCCATCCTGGCCCAGTCCCTGACCGTGCCGGCCTCGCACCCCGACAATCCGTTCAGCGAGGACGTCCTGTTCCGGGGCCGGCTTCTGGGCGCAGAGGCCGGGGCTTCGACCGCCGTGTTCGAGTATGAGACATGGCGACTGGCGGCCGGTCTGGACGGTGACTTCGCCGGCGGCTGGACCTGGAGCCTGGCCGCGACCGCCAGCCGCCAGCATGTCGCCTATGACAAGCCGGACGTGATCGGCAGCGCGCTGCGGAACGCCCTGAATGGTCTGGGCGGCGCCGGCTGCGATGCGGCGACGGGGTCGCCGGGCGTCGGCGCCTGTCAGTATTTCAATCCCTTCGGCAGCGCCTATCTCGGGACCGGCACGGCCAACAGCGCCGAACTGATCGACAGCCTGACCGGCTCAACCGGTCTGCGCGGCGCGTCCAGCCTGACCACGGCCGACGCCTCGACCGGCGGTCAGGCCCTGGCCTGGGCCGGGGGGCGGGTCGATGTGGCCCTGGGCGCCCAGTATCGCCGCAGCGCCTTCCGTCACGACTGGAGCGATCTGGTCAACGCCGGCGAACTGCTGACCGCCGGGTTCTCGCCCGACTTCGAGGGCGACCAGCAAACCCTGGCCGGCTTCGCCGAGGCTCGCATCCACCTGGGCGACCGGATCGAGGCGCAACTGGCCGGGCGTTATGAGTCCTATGACGGCGATCAGGGGCGGTTCAGCCCCAAGGCGGCGGTCCGCTGGGACGTGACCGACGCCCTGGCGCTGCGCGCCTCGTGGGGGCAGGGGTTCCGCGCCCCGTCCGTCTACGCCCAGTCCGGCGCCCAGGCCTCTCAGCCGTCGGTGTTCGATCGGGGGGCGTTCGTCTTCGTCAACACCCTGACCTCGGGCGACGCCGACCTGAAACCCGAAAAGTCCGAGAGCCTGACCTTCGGCGCCCTGTGGCGTCCGATCAAGGGGCTGGAACTGGGCCTGGACGCCTGGCGCTTCGACTATGCCGACCAGGTGGTCAAGGAGTCGGCCCAGGCGATCATCGATCAGGCGGCGGCCGATACGGCGGCGGGCCGCACCGGCACGGACGCCCAGTCGCGCATCACCCGTTCGGCCGGCGGCGCCTTGACCTTCGTCCAGCTCTATTTCGTCAACGCCTCTTCCATCGAGACGCAGGGGATCGACCTGGCGGCGCGTTACGGTCGCGATCTGTGGGGCGGTCGGGCCTCGGCCTCGGCGACCTGGACCTATGTGGACCGTTACGACATCCGGCTCAGCGACGGCGCGGCCCAGGTGTCGGGCGTGGGCTCGACCAATCTGAACAATATCGGCCGGTCCCTGCCGCGCAATCGCGGCGAGTTCGCCCTGTCCTGGAGCGGCGGCGGTCATGCCCTGACCGGCCTGGTCCACTACACAGCCGGTTATCGTAATGACCGCAGCGGGATCAACGACACCACCATCGCCAGCCAGACCACCGTCGATCTGCTCTACACCCGCACGCTCGGCCTCGATCTCGACCTGGCCCTGGGCTTGGTCAATCTGGCGGACAAGGCGCCGCCTCTGGCCCAGTACGCCTTCGGCTACGACCCGGTCGTCGCCGATCCGCGTGGACGGGTGTTCAGCCTGGGCCTGACGAAACGGTTCTGA
- a CDS encoding ABC transporter ATP-binding protein: protein MANVRLVDVKKAFGAVEVLKGVDLEIADGEFVVFVGPSGCGKSTLLRTIAGLEEATTGQVSIGDRVVNDLSPSDRGIAMVFQSYALYPHMTAYENMAFGLKLAKTDRAEIDRRVRAAAEALSITDYLDRKPKAMSGGQRQRVAIGRAIVREPDVFLFDEPLSNLDAALRVRMRYEFARLHAELKTTMIYVTHDQVEAMTLADRIVVLNGGRIEQVGAPMDLYQRPANLFVAGFIGSPRMNLLTGEVVAASAAGATVRTTAGETIRVAVDAASAKAGDRITLGVRPEHLSLSAEGDVLTAEVLFVEPLGATTMAHLKHPASQDTLTVQLAGGAPARVGESLTLHVPADQAHLFDAEGRAFSRL, encoded by the coding sequence ATGGCGAACGTCCGTCTGGTCGACGTGAAGAAGGCGTTCGGCGCCGTCGAGGTGCTGAAGGGCGTCGATCTGGAGATCGCCGACGGCGAGTTCGTGGTCTTCGTCGGCCCGTCCGGCTGCGGCAAATCCACCCTGTTGCGCACCATCGCCGGGCTGGAAGAGGCGACGACGGGCCAGGTCTCCATCGGCGACCGGGTGGTCAACGACCTGTCGCCGTCCGACCGGGGCATCGCCATGGTGTTCCAGTCCTACGCCCTGTATCCGCACATGACGGCCTATGAAAACATGGCCTTCGGGCTGAAACTGGCCAAGACGGACAGAGCCGAGATCGATCGCCGCGTACGCGCCGCCGCCGAAGCCCTGAGCATCACCGACTATCTGGACCGCAAGCCCAAGGCCATGTCCGGCGGACAGCGCCAGCGCGTCGCCATCGGCCGCGCCATCGTGCGCGAACCCGACGTCTTCCTATTCGACGAGCCGCTGTCGAACCTGGACGCCGCCCTGCGGGTTCGGATGCGCTACGAGTTCGCACGCCTGCACGCCGAGCTGAAGACGACGATGATCTATGTGACCCACGACCAGGTCGAGGCCATGACCCTGGCCGACCGGATCGTGGTGCTGAACGGCGGCCGGATCGAACAGGTCGGGGCGCCGATGGACCTGTACCAGCGCCCGGCCAATCTGTTCGTCGCCGGCTTCATCGGCAGTCCGCGCATGAACCTGCTGACGGGCGAGGTGGTCGCCGCCTCGGCCGCCGGGGCCACGGTGCGGACGACGGCAGGCGAGACGATCCGCGTGGCGGTGGACGCCGCCTCGGCCAAGGCTGGCGACCGCATCACCCTGGGCGTCCGGCCCGAACATCTGAGCCTATCGGCCGAGGGCGACGTGCTGACCGCCGAAGTCCTGTTCGTCGAGCCCCTGGGGGCGACGACCATGGCCCATCTGAAACACCCGGCGTCGCAGGACACCCTGACGGTCCAGCTGGCGGGCGGGGCTCCGGCTAGGGTCGGCGAATCGCTGACCCTGCACGTCCCCGCCGACCAGGCCCATCTGTTCGACGCGGAAGGTCGCGCCTTTTCCCGACTTTAG
- a CDS encoding phage holin family protein, whose amino-acid sequence MIRFIIQAVVTMAGLWLSAQIVPGVDFTNNGSLIAAAIILGLVNAIVRPIMVVLTFPITVVTLGLFLLIVNAAMIGLTALFLNGFAVDGLWAGIGAAIVTGVVSWIAGAFIGGDEKRG is encoded by the coding sequence ATGATCCGTTTCATCATCCAGGCCGTCGTCACCATGGCCGGCCTGTGGCTGTCGGCCCAGATCGTGCCGGGCGTCGACTTCACCAATAACGGCTCGCTGATCGCGGCGGCGATCATTCTGGGCCTGGTCAACGCGATCGTGCGGCCGATCATGGTGGTGCTGACCTTCCCGATCACGGTCGTCACCCTGGGTCTGTTCCTGCTGATCGTGAACGCGGCGATGATCGGCTTGACCGCCCTGTTCCTGAACGGCTTCGCCGTGGACGGCCTGTGGGCGGGAATCGGGGCGGCCATCGTCACCGGCGTGGTCAGCTGGATCGCCGGCGCCTTCATCGGCGGTGACGAAAAGCGCGGCTAA
- a CDS encoding HIT family protein translates to MSLHGEYDPDNIFAKILRGEIPSVKVWEDDHVLAFMDVFPQSEGHVLIIAKQSQARNLLEVEPDILARLTAALQRTAVAVERALKPDGIAVMQFNGDAGGQTVFHLHFHIIPRWADRPMKGHGHAPMAEAAALRPLADRIAAELA, encoded by the coding sequence ATGAGCCTTCACGGCGAATACGACCCCGACAACATCTTCGCCAAGATCCTGCGCGGCGAGATCCCCTCGGTGAAGGTGTGGGAGGACGACCACGTCCTGGCCTTCATGGACGTGTTTCCCCAGTCGGAAGGCCATGTCCTGATCATCGCCAAACAGTCGCAGGCGCGGAACCTGCTGGAGGTCGAGCCGGACATCCTGGCCCGGCTGACGGCCGCCCTGCAACGCACGGCCGTGGCGGTCGAAAGGGCGCTGAAGCCCGACGGGATCGCCGTGATGCAGTTCAACGGCGACGCCGGCGGCCAGACCGTCTTCCACCTGCATTTCCACATCATCCCCCGCTGGGCCGACCGGCCGATGAAGGGACACGGCCACGCGCCCATGGCCGAAGCCGCCGCCTTGAGGCCCCTGGCCGACCGGATCGCCGCAGAACTGGCCTGA
- a CDS encoding cytochrome c oxidase assembly protein, translated as MHATYCGPAPLPGELATSWNLDPILLAALFALGVGLRRDRAGLAGVAVLAIAFVSPLCALSAALFSARVVHHVLLIAVAAPLLALAVPARRPAGIVIPFLVSTAVLWIWHIPAAYDAALTNIPVYWVMQISLLGSAVLFWRAVLAGDGAPVDRLGFVIAAFAQMGLLGALLTFAPTSLYAAHSFAPLAWGMTPLEDQALGGLIMWAPAGIPYAIATIWIARQGWSRLKATRA; from the coding sequence ATGCACGCCACTTACTGCGGTCCTGCGCCGCTTCCCGGCGAACTCGCCACGAGCTGGAATCTGGACCCGATTCTTCTCGCCGCGCTGTTCGCGCTGGGCGTGGGCCTGCGGCGCGACCGGGCCGGACTGGCCGGCGTGGCGGTGTTGGCGATCGCCTTCGTGTCTCCGCTCTGCGCTCTGTCGGCGGCCCTGTTTTCGGCGCGGGTCGTGCATCACGTCCTGCTCATCGCCGTCGCCGCGCCGCTTCTGGCCTTGGCGGTCCCGGCGCGACGGCCGGCCGGGATCGTGATTCCCTTCTTGGTCTCGACCGCCGTCCTCTGGATCTGGCACATTCCCGCAGCCTATGACGCCGCCCTGACCAATATCCCAGTCTATTGGGTGATGCAGATCTCGCTGCTCGGCAGCGCGGTGCTGTTCTGGCGGGCGGTCCTGGCCGGGGACGGCGCGCCTGTGGATCGCCTCGGGTTTGTGATCGCCGCCTTCGCCCAGATGGGGCTGCTCGGCGCCCTGCTGACCTTCGCCCCGACGTCCCTCTATGCGGCGCACAGCTTCGCGCCCCTGGCCTGGGGCATGACCCCGCTTGAGGATCAGGCCCTGGGAGGGCTGATCATGTGGGCGCCGGCGGGGATACCCTACGCGATCGCAACCATCTGGATCGCGCGCCAAGGCTGGTCGCGACTGAAGGCGACGCGCGCATGA